A window of Nonomuraea angiospora genomic DNA:
TATGAGGGAAGCGAAGCTGGCGAATCATACTTTTGGTGGATCGTTCGGGTGGGAGCTGCTCCCGGCCAGCACACATGTGTGACCGGGTGGGAAGAGGTCAGGAGCGCTCGGGGCAGACGCAGAACAGGTGCCCGGCGGGGTCCTGGAGGACGATCCAGCCGACGCCGTCCTCCGTGATCCCCGGCTGGAACTCCGGCTTCGTGGCGCCCAGCGCGACGTACTCCTCCGCCGCCTTCTCCACGTCCGGCACCCGGAAGTCCAGGTGGAACTGCTTGTCCGGGCTCGGCCAGGTCACCGGCTTGCGGTCGGGGATCCGGCCGAAGTAGATGCTGGTGGT
This region includes:
- a CDS encoding VOC family protein — translated: MTTKAKLLAVTLDCAEPKKLAEFYHEITGWEIQYAEDEYAAVGNGTTSIYFGRIPDRKPVTWPSPDKQFHLDFRVPDVEKAAEEYVALGATKPEFQPGITEDGVGWIVLQDPAGHLFCVCPERS